TTAACCTGTCAAGAACAGTTCGGTGTAGATCCATTTATTGGAAGCATAAAACGCCCACCTGATTTGAAATCAGCATCAGTAGTTGTAGATGGTGCACAATCATGCACAATTTGTGATGTCCCTGAAGCACACACAGCtatacacacaaacaaaacaaTCTGAGAATACCAGTCTTTGAGCATGCAGTTTAGTTTcttctaggccagtggttctcaacctttttctttccactcacataccactttaagtatttcctatgccataggtgctctgtgattagtaagggattgcttaaggtggtatgtgggtcgaaagaaaaaggttgaaaaccactgttttgatcatATCGAATTGACTTGTTGTGTGCAcactttcataactccaaaggaaatgggccaatgacaatttttctcaagcaaaatatttcagtaacaattgggtcaaaagcagagattctcaaccttccctcccactcacagaccaccttaagcaatcccttactaatcacagaacacttatggcgtagggaatacttTAAGAGGTtcgtgtgtggaaagaaaatgtttgagaaccactgtactagatgaaaaaaaattgtgatcATAACAATATTGGGTCAAAGTGAATGCTTTCATAACTGAAGTCCTGAAGATAAATTatacaattaaaattatttttactggAAAATGCAAGATTGTAGAAATTATCCAACTATCTTAAATAACAAATGAAAAAAAGCAAATGCAAACATTGGAATAATCAGAACAAGtataaaaataaaatgcagaGAGCTTACACAGTTTAAAAAATGTCATCATAAATATGGTATAATGGCTTATTAACAGCAGATGCAAACTGTTATTTCCACCTATCAGGATTGTAATTTCAAGGGAATTACAACACCAATCTTAGGAAATTGAAGCTGTTACAAAAATTACAGCCATTCAAGAGAATGCAAATGACCTTTTGCTTATTCAGGACAACATACATGAAGGCACATCCACATCGTGCATGCACATGGGCTGGGTTTGCCTTCACAATGGTGACCAAAGTCAAAGATGGCTCTTTTTTTCTGATTAAGGGGTGCAGAGCACTGAGCTCTAATGAGCAATGAAGCCTCATCAAGGCCACCTATAATAGTAAAGGCAGAACATTTTAGATTAAATTTTATAGAGTAtgaaatataatacatttttttaaaaaagcagaattTGTTGCCTTGGTGGTCACAGATTTAGAAAACCCTCAGTAAGGATTTGGTGCTAAGTATCCCACATCCATATGCTGCAGTCATAGCACAACTGTGGTGGAGAATACAGATACCTAAAATGGTGGAAAAccttgatatttttaaaatgatattAGTTGTCAGCAGAATTTTGGCAAGAACACTGCTCAGTTTGATTCACCTTGCCATTTTCAAATCTTCAACATCATGATAATTGAATCTTACTCTGCTACTACTCTGTGAATGAATTGCAGAAACCCAGACTTTTTAGGTTATCTTCCTGCTTCATCCGTGGTCCATTTGCTAAATGACAATTACATTTGCAAATTCTATTAGTTTTAGCAAGGATTGGATTGTGTATCCTTTCAAACATTCCTCTTGCAGTGACAATAGATTACATTTTTTATTCAATTTGTAAACAGTAAGTGATGTTCAAATCAACTTCCATTTTGCtttgttctcaaactttttccaatatatttttaaaaatcattattcataAAAGTATGCATAGTTAATTTAAAAGGCTACACAGAACGGCAGATTATACATATTGGAGAACAAATAATCAGTAAACTTTTGTTTAACTTAAttaaacattctaaatgtaaacaCTGTTATTGTTTATTAACTGACAATTATTGAGGTATGACAAACCCAAAGAGTTATGTTACCTTGCTGTTGCATCTAAATAACAGCACTATTATTTATATTGCATagatatagatacataaccaatatttcaggcttgaacccttcatcaaggtaggccaCCCAGTAGCAACATCTTCATTTTAGACACACAATTCTCCAACTAAGGTATTCAATTTATCATAGATAATGGATCAAATAGGAGAGTTAATCATATACTTAAAGTAATATTAAGTTGTCCAGCCCACAGCCATACAAAAATTGCCTTATATTTCCATAATTAAATACAACTAATTTATTAGTGTTTGGAAGCATACAGGACAGCTGAGATGAATTTCAGAAAACAATTTCTCTGATTAGACAGCTGTTAAAAATTACTGAAATTTAAACAAGGCCATAATCACTGGCATTGGCAGATAAGAGAACAATTCCATTTCAATAATATTGGCTTTGTCTGGTTCTGATTAAATGATTTCAATTCAAATACGATGCAGAGCAAGCAATTAGTCAACACCCTAGTCATAAAAGTATTGGTGATTTATTTTCCTTATTGCTTTAATCAGAGCATTGACTTAACAATTCTCATGCTTTGGAGGCTAGCTCATCAATTTGCACCCAGCATAAAATCTGAGTTCATCCAATTTTTCTCTCTGCACctaacccattcacccacaatcccACTGTTCAATGACCAGGAATGCCTCAATCTCAATCAATTGTCCTTGTGTTTAAAGTCCTCCTTAGCCTTACTCGACCTCTCTTAATTCTGTAACATCAttcttcctgttaaatctccaatgcattcccctgttGCTTCAGTCCATCTCTTGCAGCACTTCCAAGTCCTCATTCCTTTCTCCTAAAATTCCAGAAGAATAAATTGAAACTATTTTATCAAATCTTCTACCTTGTATTTCTGTCTAAAATCTGCAGTTATCTGATTCAGATGTTCCAGCCACCCTAAGGGAGGCTTCATTTAAGTCACAGTGGATCAATCATTGAGGTTTGGAGTGATAAGCAGTTAATTATTTTGATGCCAGCACTCCTCATTAATGCACATTTCAGATCAAAACCACTCTGCTTTGCTGATAGCACTGAAATGGTTATCTACAGCAAAATGGAATAGTCTGTAAATTGAAGTTCAACCAGCTGCAATCATCCTCTTGTGTAATTTGTATTAATTTTGTCTTTTCACTATGCAAGACCGCTAGAAGGAATTATTAGAAGTGCCTATAATAACTGCaaaatgcagctggctgaaatgTTTaagagatgggggggagggagaaaaagaacagaAGATTCCTTTCCATTGAATAATATGAACTTGAATATATTTCTGTTTCCTCAGTTTTATTGTATCTAACAGATGAGCATTAGCAGTTCTCTGCGTCACAACATTCTGAAGACGcgtgtgtggtgcgctgttagacagaatcagacacacacaaggtaaagcctgtacaacaggctttaatccacaaagacttccacagagcaagGCTGGCTGTAGTTGCAGCAACTCTCTGTGAGGCCTCGAGACGCCGACGCAGGcctatatcccagagggtgattgacacccgaccaggtggggcttgatccattcaggccgactgattgacagccagccagatgttgtcctatccccttactctcctgcaggtacagaggttgccccctgcagtaggccggtggtgtaccaccacagcgtGTTTATAATTGAGGGAAGGAGGAGTTCCAGGCAAATGTTCCAGGCAAgttatttatatttttacatttaatatatctatctatctatatatgtgtgtatatatatatatatatatatatatatatatataaaaattaaaaatatatatatatatatataaataaatatatataaataaataaataaaaaatatatatataaataaatatatatatagatagatctatctatctatctatctatctatgtgtatatatatacacatagatagatagatagatagatctatctatctatgtgtatatatatagatagatagatcgatctatctatctatatatgtgtatatatataatatatagatagatctatctatctatgtgtatatatatagatagatagatcgatctatctatctatatatgtgtatatatataatatatagatAGATCGATCTatctatatgtgtatatatatataatatatagatAGATCGATCTatctatatgtgtatatatatatatatagatagatcgATCTatctatatatgtgtatatatatatatatagatagatcgatctatctatctatattttatacacacacacacacacacacacacacacacacacacacacacacacacacacacacatagatatatatatatatatatatatataatttatagatagatagatagatatatctctctctctataagGACTCTGTTCTTGAACTGTTTGACCCTGTATGCATTTGTTTCTCCATTTTCCACTCTTTAAAATCCTAAAGAATTCTCATATTACTGAAAGTTCGTCGCATTACCATACACAGACTCCCAACCTAGTTAAACTACAATTGGGATTTGGTTACCATgagcttttattaaaaaaaaatcaaaacaactGCCACTAACCTGATATTATGATAGCCAAAGAGAGAAAAGCCACTGCTTTCTTTACGTATGTGTCCCTTTCCTTATTTTGTAGGATTGACATGGCACTGGAATGACAATGTTGTTGCAGTAGGTCTCGATCTTCTGCTTTAAAGATATCCATTATGGACAAAAGACAGGTGGTATCTCCAATctcaagaatttttttaaattgtctacaaaagaatcagaatttattgtcatgaacatgtcacaaaatttgttgttttgtggcagcgtcacagtgcaaacatttatattaaccACCTTACCAAAtacaaatagtgcaagaaaaagaaaaattagtgtgcatggttcattgttcattcaggaatctgacggcagagtGTTtctttgtgctgttgagtgcttgtccaggctcctgtacctttttcttctgatggtagcagagtgaagaaggcatagcCTACTACCTccctgggaaaaaagtgctggctgtccaccttatctatggctctcagaatcttgtcaacctctatcaagtctcttctcatccttctttgttataaagaaaaaaagtccaagctctgttaaccttgcttcataagacttattttccaatgcaggcaacattctgttaaatctcctctgcacactctccatagcttccatatcctccctataatgaggtgaccagaactgaatacaatactctaagtagagtcttaccaaagatttgtagagtggtAACATGATCTCTCGACTCCTGACTTCAATCCctcattaatgaatcccagcatcccatgaGGCTTCTTAAcgatcctatcaatctgtgtggtgtccttgagggatgtatggatttgcaccccaaggtccctttgttcatccacattAACCCTATATCAgacttctggttagtccttccaaaatgcatcacctcacgaaTGGGTGAAGGTTAATGAGCAGATGTTCAAAGGATATGTAATAAATGCTGGACTCGCCAGTGATGCACGCATCCTGAAAAATCCTTTCTCATGTGAACAAAAACAGTGTGCATGTTTCACTTGTCCTctttatattcttctttcttgCATTTCTTATACAATGACACACACTATTTGAATAATAAATACTTAAGCAGGAAGCATGATGGAATACAGTGCACCCACCCAAATGAAAGCCCTCTAAACTCATGAGAAATCATCCAAAACAACCCATTTGAAACGAACCAACTTATACgaaacagcatcaatgggagtAAAAGAATTGCTGACATTTTGTGTTGGAACCATTTATCAGGACTGAGAATGCAGAGAGATAGCCAGCAGGAGGACAGGATTGGAAGCCACAAGTGGGCTAGAAAAAGGATATGCACAGTGGACGTTGcgcatttagattttcaaaagcctttgacaaggtgctgcatgaGGCTGctcaacaagatgagagcccatgaaaTTACAGGAAAGGTACTTACAAGAATAAAGCAtgagctgattggcaggaaataaagggatcctattctggttggctgctggTTACCAGTGGTGATTCAGAGGGGTTGGTGTTGGCGCCACTTTTTTGCGTTGtgcatgaatgatttggattgcagaataaatggctctgtgggcaagtttgcagatgatacaaagatagtgatgagaaaatggagaggcTACAGAGTCTTAGGAGAATAGGCAAAGAAAAGgcaaatgaaattcaatgttggaaagtgtatcaTGTATTCCAGTAGaagatataaaaggatagattattacttggatgaaaagaaaattcaaaggattgataggtatctgaatcatCAGGATATCAAGGGGAAAAGGCAAGGGAACAGGGctcagtgggagaatggatctgcTCATGTTGTAGTGAAAGAGCAGACTTGGGCTGAATGGGTGAAGGTTAATGAGCAGAGGTGAAGGGTGAGGGCTGAAGTTAGGAGATAATAGATTGGTAGATGTCAGTCAAAGgatgagaaaaggggagagaaatCAGGGGGAGGAAGAAGAATCACACAAAGGAAGGCCGATGAGCTTTGTTGAAGTGCTTGAAGGGTTACGACCTGAAGCATGGATGatactttttctcccactgaggctgcttgatctgctgagtttctcctgtaatttattttttgtataCTTCAGATTCCAttatctgctatctctctatataCAAAACATTCACTTTCTCCAATGCACCATGGCTTCTTTATTAGAGCTTCTCAAAACCTCTACAAGAATAACCATAGAAGATACAGGAGAACCTTACCTCCTTTTATTTTCTCTCCAAGTTGGATACAGCTGAATTTGGAAAAAATATCACTATTTGTTCAACTTGACCGGCTCCAAGTCAACATTTTAATTGACAATACAATGGgagtacagtaaaattcccagtgtctggaattcaagtaccgacaaaaataaatagataaataaataaatagaatgaatgagaataaataaaaatgcaaatgaaagtttaaaattatagaaGTAAATGTTTCTGAAGCAACACCCAGCTTTTTGGCAAAGATGGGAGCAATCATTCAGCAAGAGGAGCACCGTGGTCATGCCCcaaccacagcagctgtttgaataaagttgtttgaTAAAATGGCATTACCCATAATGAAAAGCTAGCTGATGCCACTGGGGTaacctcccaaagtgtctcctatccctgcctagtaggtctttatctttattagtatgaGGTATGGTGGGGGTAATTATAACAGCGGCATGATGAGGGGAGTGGTTGGTCCAATGCTGTTGACCGgacttcaaatttaaattttgtaaattacaggaattacctgattaaagtgaactttacataattatggataacaatactgatttttttctgcTCCAAATTACTTTACACTTTGCTCATCTTTTACCTTACACTTCCTtttattttaaactgtttttcttaatgcaggtgtattagttagacattgtaagagtgtATCTCAAGGAACTGTAAAATTCTTATATCTAGCATctgcaatccctgtaggtgccggatacAGCCTGGACAGCTGTGTCAGCCTGCAAAATCTGGAGTTGGGGTGAttgtgtcgggggggtggggggggagggttctgTCAGGTATTCACCATCATGGCTTGACTGACCTTCCCATGCCATTCCATTGAATGATCTACTGATAGGCACGTTTCATGACTTCAAGGCACGCAAAATCAGCAATCCAGATTCAGGTAAATAGATCCAAAGGAAGAGAGAATATGGCATCAAATAGATACCAGACCAGCTTCATCCAAATCTTTTGCCAATATTTCCCACTGACTGAAGAAGTTACCAGATATTTGGTGCCACCCTGTGGCCAAAGAATTAACAAAAAATAGAAACTGTTCAGGAATGAAGTTAAAGCTTAGTAGTCTGATGCAACTAAAGCCAATCTGAACTCAACCTGAGCCAAGTACTTAATTATTTTTCAACTGTCTCTCCATTACGCCTCATCCCAGAAATCAACCGAATAAACCTCCTTTGCATTGTTTCAAGTACACATCTACCTTAAATAAGACCAAAAATGTACACTACAGGTTCAGTCTCATCAACAACTATGGTAaaattccattttctttcccaattGATATATTTTCTAACCTTGTGTTTCAGGACCAAGAATCCCTAGATCCTGATGTACAGCAATATTCTTTAATCTCTTTCCATTAAGATCACAGTTCCCTATATGGTATTCCTTCTGTCAAAATTTTATTCATATACATAACCTCTCTATCCTTACACGGATGTATTACCTTCACAACATGCTTTGACCTACATGGAACAGTTCTTATATCAGTCCTATTCATGTCTGAATTGGTGCTGCTTCGAGCACTTGTGCATAACTCAAAAAGGGGAGCTGTACCTCTTGCTCTACTGCTTCCACTGAAAACTTCATTCTATTCTGCCTGTTTTTCCAATATCAATTCCTTTGCATTGGTTTTTCTTTTCTTAAACATGGTCTATACTTTACAGTAGTTTACCAACATTTCAGAATGACGTACAAGGAAGTTATTTGGCCCACAGAGTATGTCAATTGTCATCAAATCTctttccctccaccccccattTCTTGGAAACCTCTCTTTCTCACATGCTCTCCCAATTCTCCAACAAGTCACCTACACAAGGGGCAATTTGTGGTTGCCAATGAACCTATCAACTAGCACATTTAgtaaaaatggtggtgctgccggAGTTGCTGTAAAGGCATCGCTACAACTGGTGCCTACCCGGgaaagcagggagcagagacacagtacaCCTTTGCAGAATCCAACCGCCTGGTCCCAATGCTGATGGCTTCGTATAGACTttatggcctgttaaaggaaccaacggtgtttttatttaaaatcctgcaactgtggggGTCTGTGTCCAACATGGCAGTGTCTGTGCTGGCAGAGGCCAAGGAGTTACAATCTCTTGAGGAGCAGCGAACTGGCTCAGATGACCAGAAACTGAGAGAAACACCCCCCATTGAGGAGGAGACAGTGGCTACAGCAGCATAACAGTAAGGGGCTCAGCATCTGAAGGACCCACAAAGACTACAGGCTGCTGAAGATTGGCTCATGGAAACTAAGTGAGGGAATGGAGAGGTTCGGGCACTGAAGATTGCCTGAtctattggaggtttggatctaaaATGTGCATTGGCAATGGAAAGAATAGGtgtctgtggctgcagaggttgagGGAGCActagaggcgaatccacggacactctgactctgaagggactctcttttgcttctctttctcctactgtaaggggcaccaggcagcACTAATGGTGATATTTTGTCTACCTTTAGCATATTAATAGAAACTTTGTGtaataatatattttttgttttattacatgacaacaaaataaTTCTGAATCTTTAAGATGCAAGAGTAAACACGACCACTTGGAGGAAATCCACTCTCATGGAGAGCAGAAAAACTTCAGGGACAGCTCAGTTATCTTCCTCAGAGCTGCTGTCTCATAACTCCAGAAATTGGGAATTCATACTAGCCTTCAGCGCTGCCTCTATGAAGTTTGCATGGTCTTCCAGTAGCAACAGGTTTCCTCTCAAATCCCAAAGACAAAGCAAGTCAAATGCCCCACAATCAAGTTAGCAGTAGAAGTCGAGGGGAAGACAAGGCAGACATGAtgagctaaaagggcctgttcccatgctctacAACTCTTGGGAATATATAAGCAAAATTGCTGTGAGGCAACTACTTCCTCAACAATTAAATTCAGAATTATCTTGAGATCATGATATAAAACCATCAGGTCCAAgagcaatatttgtttcaagttTGCATTTttctccaattaaaaaaaattgctctcTCCCTTCTACATCCCTTCTCTTGGATTCTATTATTAGGATGCTTCAAACCACAAAGAATCCAAAATATTTCCTTTTCTAAGGAACTAGCAGTTACTTGGCTAGcgtttttctttttttacataCAAAAGCTCTTGTTACATTTTTGAAAATCTGGCTAGTTTACTTTCAATATTTTGCTTTTATAGTTTAAAAACAAATAATCTTTTGCTGGTTTCTAAAATTTTTCAAATGATCTGGCCTGCCACTAAATTTTGCAACTTTGTATACCTTTTCTTTCATATTTAAGAGTTAAACGAACACTTACCTGTgcaaagtttgatgattattctTCAAGCAATGGGAGTTAGTGAGTCAATGCGAGATCCCATCCACGCATGCGC
Above is a genomic segment from Narcine bancroftii isolate sNarBan1 chromosome 2, sNarBan1.hap1, whole genome shotgun sequence containing:
- the ttc34 gene encoding tetratricopeptide repeat protein 34 gives rise to the protein MLRPSEEQHDFFWTSILEDASSEQFKKILEIGDTTCLLSIMDIFKAEDRDLLQQHCHSSAMSILQNKERDTYVKKAVAFLSLAIIISGFPEKVLALNH